A genomic segment from Nicotiana sylvestris chromosome 1, ASM39365v2, whole genome shotgun sequence encodes:
- the LOC138875283 gene encoding uncharacterized protein, with the protein MVTRPRARRRIVFDDEVEISPRLSVPLTESVETPVIIPDDDVTPHDTHESIDQLFFSGFGSGSLGPVLDEIPLSSFSTLVPVIPSLPTPAVSVPSFTVFTSSTAPPSTTPPPIVHHTEASSSSRSAAMRRVTIEVHVDSSLLRKSGQANIWLEPLISPIEKSNLESHSSLTLMNDIVHATLKANLIGTEMMSRIPLLEKVARDSQLEAINWKEQFESAQIDTEDLQEGKSTLEQQVQALILELAVAKASSSQAEKEKERLESSFSEQLSKASEENKELKALLSQKEVYAGELVQSLTQVQEDLRVSTDKVRALESSHASLQASYKSALAENEELKNEIADWEKDYETLEEKSTVEISWAFLNSRRDTLIEAGQENFTLESELSKINETIKKAQQTQDFSSPVVEAPVNVEADTGIPTLSSPIELVAASQVETASVDAPTQIEPIAIDAPALVPQTSQ; encoded by the exons ATGGTGACGAGGCCACGAGCTAGGAGACGCATCGTCTTTGATGACGAAGTTGAAATTTCCCCTCGTCTTTCTGTTCCTCTTACCGAATCTGTTGAAACCCCAGTAATAATTCCTGACGATGACGTCACTCCCCATGATACCCATGAATCTATTGATCAACTTTTCTTCAGTGGTTTTGGCAGTGGAAGTTTAGGGCCTGTTTTAGATGAAATACCCTTATCTTCTTTCTCAACTCTCGTGCCTGTGATTCCTTCCTTACCAACCCCAGCTGTTTCTGTTCCTTCTTTTACGGTTTTCACTTCCTCTACCGCTCCCCCTTCAACAACTCCCCCTCCTATCGTTCACCATACGGAAGCGagctcttcaagtagaagtgccgcTATGAGGAGGGTAACCATTGAAGTTCATGTTGATAGCAGCCTTTTGAGGAAGTCAGGTCAAGCAAACATATGGTTGGAACCTTTAATCAGTCCAATTGAAAAATCAAATCTGGAGAGCCATAGTTCCCTGActctaatgaatgatatcgtgcatgccactttgaag gccaatcttatcggcacagaAATGATGAGCAGAATCCCTCTCTTGGAGAAGGTAGCACGTGATTCTCAATTGGAGGCGatcaattggaaggaacaatttGAGAGTGCACAAATTGATACAGAAGATTTACAAGAAGGCAAGAGTACCCTAGAACAGCAGGTGCAGGCCTTAATTTTAGAGTTAGCGGTTGCAAAGGCTTCCTCAAGCCaagcagaaaaagaaaaggaacgtctcgaatcttccttCTCAGAGCAACTATCTAAAGCCAGCGAAGAGAACAaagagttgaaggctcttttgagtcaaaaagaagtttacgctggggagctCGTGCAAAGCTTAACTCAAGTACAAGAAGACCTTCGAGTCTCGACTGATAAGGTTCGTGCTTTAGAGAGctcccatgcctctcttcaagcttcttacaaatccgccttggctgaaaacgaagagctaaaaaatgagattgctgattgggaaaaggattatgagaccCTTGAAGAAAAATCTACTGTTGAAAtaagttgggcatttttgaattctcgtcgagataccctaattgaagctggccaagaaaacttcacCCTGGAGTCGGAGTTATCTAAGATCAATGAAACCATTAAAAAAGCTCAGCAAACTCAGGACTTCTCTTCTCCCGTAGTTGAAGCTCCCGTaaatgttgaagctgatacgggtatcccaactcTTTCAAGTCCAATCGAGCTTGTTgctgcaagccaagttgaaaccgcATCTGTTGATGCACCTACCCAAATTGAGCCCATTGCTATTGATGCTCCTGCTTTAGTTCCGCAAACTTCCCAGTGA
- the LOC104239514 gene encoding E3 ubiquitin-protein ligase ATL31-like, whose protein sequence is MGNSKIKQNSSVSDYLLFVFLFSCLLEVIIPKAAAQPQNNQSEFQYAKLNPPLAIIIIVLIAALFFMAAFSVYIRHCTQSSTSGSVRRALSMRRRAAAARGLDAAIIETFPTFTYAEVKDHHIGKGALECAVCLNEFEDDETLRLIPKCDHVFHPECIDAWLQSHDTCPVCRANLAPQPGEPPAQVSELNQEGQQQPGTELQQQNEEVSIRIEGDEEQREPVQQQQQEGSVRSRVKRNLSFNVPNRVQKQEEGGSTKPGVKRNLSFNMPILSPRSFSMKPRIFSKFRSHSTGHSLVLPGENLDRYTLRLPEGIRKEVMNRALLNRAKSFGVALPRNGSSRKGYRTGTGEGSSRGARSNRRIDRSEPEGHSDRWVFTIAPPFISRGSSIKSPKVGAETGEGSTSGSVKNAVKLPSFKCLEPKGDETSLMSADSARSPV, encoded by the coding sequence ATGGGTAATTCTAAAATTAAGCAGAACTCGTCAGTTTCTGATTATCTTCTCTTTGTGTTCCTCTTCTCATGTCTATTAGAAGTAATAATTCCCAAAGCAGCGGCACAGCCACAAAATAATCAAAGTGAGTTTCAATATGCAAAGCTCAATCCACCTCTGGCAATTATCATAATTGTTCTAATTGCAGCGCTCTTTTTCATGGCCGCTTTCTCTGTTTACATCCGACACTGTACTCAGTCCTCTACTAGCGGCAGCGTTCGGCGAGCTCTGTCTATGCGCCGCCGTGCTGCAGCGGCGCGTGGACTTGATGCAGCCATTATTGAGACTTTTCCGACCTTTACATATGCTGAAGTGAAGGATCACCATATTGGTAAAGGAGCTTTGGAGTGTGCTGTTTGCTTAAACGAGTTTGAAGATGATGAAACGCTGCGTTTAATTCCTAAGTGCGATCACGTTTTTCACCCTGAATGTATTGATGCTTGGCTTCAATCTCATGATACTTGCCCGGTTTGCCGAGCTAACCTCGCCCCTCAACCCGGTGAACCGCCGGCCCAAGTTTCCGAGTTGAACCAAGAGGGTCAACAACAACCGGGGACTGAGCTTCAACAGCAAAACGAAGAAGTTTCGATACGCATAGAGGGCGACGAAGAACAACGAGAACCGGTtcagcagcaacaacaagaaggtTCAGTTAGATCGAGAGTGAAGCGGAATTTGAGCTTCAACGTGCCGAACCGGGTTCAGAAGCAAGAAGAAGGGGGTTCAACTAAACCGGGAGTAAAGAGAAACTTGAGTTTCAACATGCCGATTCTTTCACCAAGATCATTTTCCATGAAGCCAAGGATATTTAGCAAGTTCAGGTCACATTCAACCGGCCACTCACTAGTACTACCGGGTGAGAATTTGGACCGGTACACCCTAAGGTTACCAGAGGGGATTCGTAAGGAGGTAATGAACCGGGCATTATTGAACCGGGCTAAGAGCTTTGGAGTTGCCTTACCAAGAAACGGAAGTTCAAGAAAAGGGTACAGAACCGGTACTGGAGAGGGAAGCAGCAGGGGTGCTAGATCTAACAGACGGATCGATCGGTCCGAACCGGAAGGACATTCGGACCGGTGGGTTTTCACTATTGCACCACCATTCATTTCTAGAGGTTCATCAATAAAATCACCAAAAGTTGGAGCTGAAACCGGTGAGGGTTCCACCTCTGGAAGTGTGAAAAACGCCGTCAAATTACCGTCGTTTAAATGCTTGGAACCAAAAGGTGATGAAACCTCTTTGATGTCTGCTGACTCGGCTCGATCTCCGGTTTAG